Genomic segment of Xiphias gladius isolate SHS-SW01 ecotype Sanya breed wild chromosome 16, ASM1685928v1, whole genome shotgun sequence:
CCATCCAAAACTACATTACGGAGATCCAGTGCCAAATAATTCTTTGAATCGACTGATGGGAAATCAAATTGAGCCCAGCCCTCGTATCCTGTTACTTGTTGTggtcagatctttttttttttttttttccttgactCTCCATATCATCAGCTGAAGATGAGAAGTATTTATTACAGAGCTGAATACAATTAAACAGAGTCTAGCCTCAAAATCCAGCTTGAACGCCTGTGACTGAAATAGTTTTCTAAAGCCACGTCTTTCATCAAACAAACTGCAATCTGACGATGAAGatggttccttttttttatactaaATCACGTATCTTGGGATTTTTATTGAGACTGTATGCTTATCAAAGGGTGGACCTCCTCATACTCCCCCACTGATTCAGAATCATGCTGATTTAATTATAGCCACGTCTGCGCTTAACTTCAGTATAATAGTTGCAAATTAAGATCATTACTTTTTCCAGTCCCTCTGAATTTTCCGGCACTTATTCAGCATCCCTCttactgttttatgttttctttctctattccacctgctagatttttttttaaaagtctcataatgacagtttttttttttttttttttccagtcacaTTGAAGTTTTAATGCACTATGAGAGAGCCGGCGGTTCCCTGTTCTTGGTCTCTGTTCCTATGTGGAAAACAGCTTTTTGCTCACCCAACAGATGAGTTGATCTCAAACATGGTGGAAAATGTCACGTGAAATCGACCGTACCCCGTTTGTCTGAGAATTGATGAGTCATAAAAGTGAAAATGGCTCCTTCTGGGGGAAGGAAAAAGTCCACTTGAGTCAGTCTTTCCCCCTTATATTTGCtagtgtttagtttttcttttttcctttttgttttcatccttcctttttttcttccgtCTCAACTTGATTCCCTTCATCTTTTCCTCCAGATGAAGAGCAAACTAAAgaacaaaggcagtgttggtCTCTACACGTATCCTGTCCTCCAGGCTGCGGATATTCTCCTCTACAAGTGAGATCTccaagttttgtgtgtgtgtgtgtgtgtgtgtgtgtctgtgtctgtgtctatgtgtgttaTCAGATAAATTTTGCCATTGCATCCCTTAATGCAAGATTGAGCATCATTACTTCcagtatttattgtgtttttctcgAGCTACATCCACTAAGCTGTTAAGTCTTTTCTCTGTACAAAGAGCACTTCGTGGCTGctgttgctttgtttcttttgcttCTATCATTTATATATGTTCCTCCTTTAGGGATCGGTCGCGCCGTGCTTCCTATGAGGTTTTATTTGCCTTGCTTTGCTTCTGGTGCAGAAGAAGCTGAGAAAAAATGAAGTCAGTGCGTCCTTGTTGAAAGCATGGTCTGCAGCCACTCTCATTGTTAGAACACACAGCCATGTGCGACCATCCTGTGTTCAAAAGCAGATTCAGCTTCATATTTGGGGGCCAAAACGACTGCCTGTGTTTAATCTCAGAGAAGAGCTGCAGCGGAGTTGTCACATTCTTAAAGCAAAAACTGTTGCTGACGTAGTGGCCTGCGTGATTATAAACTTTAGCCCAATGAGatctatgtttttaaaaaaaaaaaagaaaaaaaaaagtgaattcaTCCGTTtagtactgtattttcttttgaatgtaGGATTGtagaagttttattttatcacttaTGGTATTGATAATTTGTCACATGACCGGTAGACCGTGGTCTAAACAtcataaaaagtgaaatcaaTTACATCTGTATGAAATAAAAGTTGTCTTAAGGGAAAAAGAGCAGAGTCACTTTTTGCAAATGCCACATATTATGTGACCATTGTTTAGATCATCATCTTTAATATTTCCTGGGGCAAGGCCTGGTTGGCCAAGAATAGCAGTCTACAGACGGTTGGTTTGGAGGCACTGAAATATAATcaattttttccccacatttcaAAGGGTGAAATCCCCTATAttacaaaaagcaaataaacaaatgtattttctcacttacctctagCAGTGTCTCCCAATGCAGCTACTTTTGGTTTTATTCATCCAGGTTTTGAGATCTCTCTGAAGTGTATcagatttctgcctccatccCCGTGCAGGAAATTTTGTTTCTGCCACTCAGTGTTGGAAAAACCCTGTTTAAGAATTCCAGAGCAGCATCCTCCACAAACAATCTTCCTGTTAATCCAAATACTCCAGAAAACATTTTGCGTAGGGACTATTTCTCTGGTAGAAAAGGAGTTCCAGCGAAAACTGTTAACaatgttttctgtggtttttcCAGAGTAGTGCAGACAGTGTCTCTGGAAAGAGACATAGCTGTTGAAGTTTATAATTTTCAGTGAGCAACCAAATAAAATTCCATTCGCCTCCATTGTCTGAGAGTGGAGACAGAAATCTGCCTTCCCCACCTACATGTCATATTGGAGTTATCGTAATTACGGGTTTCCGACTTGTAAATAGCATTCACGTCAACTTCCAGTTCGTAATTACTACTGGGCGACTCGGGTTTTTCTGAAAAGCTCTGATATATTTGACTTGGCGGTTGCTAATACAGAAGTGCCTGAGAACACAACTAATAGGGAGGCCGCACATCAGGGCCAAGGCCAATGCTAAGTGTGATTAAACCCACATTTAATGGGCAGAGGTGTCATATTGTCGTTCCACAGCATTTTGAAATCCTCACACAATCAACTCTGTAATCGCACAACTGTCCTGATAACGTTGACACTTGCAAATCGTTGACGTGGGAATTTTTTCCCTTCTACCCCATTTGTCCCACAATATGTGAACACTGCACAGGGGGCAGAGATTGCAAAACCTGgaccaacaaaaccaaaactttgttaaaaaaaaaaaaaatatatatatatatatatatataaattttttttttttttaatgcaatttttttgaGTCAGCccaataaatttaaaatgcagtaaaCCAAGTAGTTCTACTTGGGTTCTGACATGTGACATTGTCTAaggcaacatactgtatttattattatttattatagtatttatttttttaatttttttttgtatgatctGCGAGTTAAAGTGTGCTGATGGTGCGTCAGTAGATTTTTGATGCGAGCCGGGTCATCGGTCGGATCGACCAGGGTTTGGATCATTGTAGCTCAGCGTTTCCTCTGTGAAACTGAATACTTCGACCACGTATCTCTGAAAAATGTAGGAGTTATCTCTTCAGCTGTTTCTAATTGAACCATCAAACAGCTAGAACCTCATTTCCTGTGAAAAAAGGGTGACGTAGCAGATAAAACCTCATCTCTAATGCTCTCCGGATTTTATTAAAGAGGGAATTAATGGATTGCTTCCTCCCCAGTGACAGTTGCAAAGTTGCTAAACCATTACAGAAGAGGGGGCTCCAGCAGTGACACAAAGtctctaatttttcttttctgattgtgccgtgtattttttttaactcctgtGCTGTCCCCGCGAACAGCTGTTTGGGAAGCTCACGTTGTGTCGTGCGTTTGTCTCTCAGGTCCAATCACGTCCCCGTTGGAGAGGATCAGGTCCAGCATTTAGAGCTGGCTCAGGACCTCGCTCGCATCTTCAACCACCACTACGGACACCTGTTCCCTGAACCCCGTGCCCTGCTGAGTAAGTAATCGTACACGCGtgtacaggcacacacacacacacacacacaccgatcaTCAGATATGGGCTTTTCGAAGGAGCGGTTGGTGGCAGCGCTCagtagattttcatttttatttttacacatgaaatTTATTCAGCTGTTTCAACATTATGAGGGTGGACAAACCTCGTGGCACATTAAACgccttttgaaaacacacactaaagAAATTTCATTAGTGTTAGCAATTGTTTTAATGAGATATTAACCCCTTAAATGCTCTTAACTTTAGATAGAATTTATACTTTTTAATTATCCAGTAATTTCATTATTCCTCAGGACACGAGGTTGTTGTGTTTCAACCCACTTGTACATATTAATAGGGGGGAGTGCAGTGGGGATTTCTGAATTAAATCTTCATTTGTTTATCATGGAGCTTGGTTTTGTCTTGTAATTGAGTCCTTAAAACTTTGTTgtcttaaaacaagtgaaaaagaaCTGCCAGTGTTGTCGGAATAATTTGACCAGTTTGTATAGAAATCAGcttgtttcagtattttctataaatgaaaaatgtctttatctttttttttcagatgttttcagtgctgATTACATCATATCTTTTAGCCATGttgcataaaaatgtatctgCCTTCCCctcagtggattttttttttttttttcccccccgaaTGATCGTTGAACAAAACGGCGGCTTTAGAAAGAggtcattttgtttcagttcagaGGGGCTGACACTAGTGATGTCTTGCGTCACTTCAAATAACGTCTACCCTCAAACCCTGTTTCAGTTGCTGGAAATATCTGGAGCATGTTGTCTAGCAGACGACTGGAATAAGAAAAATAGGGCGAAAAGTCAAAGCAAAAAGTGTCAGTagctgtgtggtttttttttttttttgtattttgttttttctcccccttctccACTGGTGGACACCAcatctttttaatttcaagCCTTTTATTTAGGTAGTGACGATTGTAGAGAGGTGACGGGAAACAAGGGAGAGCGACGGGGAATGACATGAAACGAATGCCACCGGCTGAATTTCGTGCCGTGGATGCGGCGGTTGACAGCTGGCAACTTAACCCCTATGCCCCCGAATCGGCCTTTTGCAAACCGTTGCAAACTGTCGCCAATTCTTGGATAGAGAGGAATAAGATAAGCTTCATATTTTCTGCTTCAGCCACTGGGAATTGTCTGtagatggaaaataaattgaGGGAAGACTATTGCAAAGTCTATGGTTAATGACATTTgcaattgtcttttttttagccTTAGAAGTGTGGTTGTCTGCTGCTATCTTAGCCAGGTCTCCGTCCTCAAACGGGCTGACCTGGGTAAGTCAAAGttaaattgaaaagaaaatagtgaaagtaGAGTGACGCACCACATATTACAGTAAGAGGAACTACAGGAAGACATTAGGCCTTTAACGTACAACAGAACGTACTCTGTGCTTTCCAAGATGTACTCtgtctttacacacacacacacacacacacacacacacacacacacacacacacacacacacacaaaccctgagCCCCCTGAAGTCATCTTGAGGACATCCCTGCAAATCTAATGTCACTCTGTTATTCTGatacaagaggaagaaaaacatttcctcaatCAAAGCTGCACTGCACACATGACCAAATCCATCTTGTGCTTTTATGATACTGGTAATCAAGGAGAATGATGTGAGGGGTAGGGTGTGGGCGTCGAGCGCCCTCTAAACATGTtggccttgtgtgtgtgtgtgtgtgtgtgtgtgtgtgtgtgtgtgtgtgtgtgtgtgtgtgtgtgtgtgtgtgtgtgtgtgtgtgtgtgtttctttcttgtctttggCAAAGCAGAGCTACCAGTCACCAACCTTCCCTTTGAAACCAAAAGACTTTTTTAATTTGCCTGTAGCAAGGACGTCCCCTGGGTGACAAACAGCGTTTGTGACACATGGGACGGATGTGGACTGTTTAGTATGGGTTAGAAAAAGAGCCGGAGCTTGCAAGATGGCGGAAGGATGAGGTTAACAAATAAGGAAGGGAAGGAATTCCCAGCTCCCGCGGGCCGCCCGTCAGTCCACGCTGTGATACGTCTGCCTCGCACTGGGACGTTTTCGCACGCATACCAGGCAACAGTAATGACCCCGAtgcttattttaatttattttcccatCTTTAACGGGATTCAGAGCCACATCTAGTGTGTCACAACGTCTTAAACCAGCAGGTCACCCacatctgaaatttaaaaaaaaaatctgaaaatgcagtaaaacacacaaaatgacaattaCCATCTGAAAATATTTACTTGGTATAAAAATATCTCCCTCAAAacctagctttttttttcccccctaagGAAATTTAATGAGAAATTCATGGATAGAAGGAAAGATTAGTCTACAGCAATTCTAATAATCAATCACCGAAGTGAGATTTTAAGGGACTTCTTTAAGGGACAGGGGGACGTGCAGGCCTCACTGTTCAGATCCCTGTGCTTTTCCCATCCTCAGTTTGATTTACTCACTGAAATCCCTCTAAAGTCTTCTCTTGATGTTCGGTGGACTAACTCGAGAGACGCTCAGCTGCCTTCAGCTGTTACCATAAGCTCACAACATTAAGCCGTAGGACCTGCTGTGGATTCTTGGCGGACTCTCTTTGACCTGTTTCTTGGCTGTCAGGCCAAATACGGGCTGCCCTGCCCCTCAGATTGGTGGAGGGTATATCTTCCTTCTACCAATTCTACACCCTTGTGCCTCACTCTTTGagttttgtgagttttataAATATGGCAGATAAAGGTTTTCCGATCGGATCGAGTGCTTAAGTTTGATGTTGAGTGTAGTTTCTGCAGAGTCAAattctgtaactgctggatgtcttcattttgaaatgaatgaatttgtcTGGAAGCACTTTCCTCATCGTCCTGATGGGTTTCTCAATCTGATTTCCTTCCACAGGCCCTACACGAAAGGTCAAATCCCTCCGTGACCCCTCTGCTAAGATGTCCAAGTCCGACCCCCAGACAATGGCGACGATTACCATCACGGACTCCCCTGACGACATCGCCCTCAAGGTCCGCCGCGCCGTCACCGACTTCACCTCGGAGGTCTCCTTTGACCCAGAAACGCGTCCAGGTGTGTCCAACCTGGTGACGATACACTCTGCCGTGGCGATGATCGGCGTGGAGGAGGCCTTGTCCCAGGCCAGAGGGTTGGACACAGGAGTCTATAAGAAGCTTGTGGCCGAGGCTGTGATCCAGAGGTTAACACCCATTCGAGAGGAGATCGAGAGGCTGAGGTCGGACCGGGCTCACCTGGAGGGAGTGCTGGCTCGGGGGAACCGCAGGGCCCGGGAGCTGGCTGAACCGGTCCTCGGGGAGGTCCGGCGGCGAGTGGGATTCTGCTAAGGAGTCAGCCGGTCTGGAAAACGGAGCCGCATTTATACTGCAGGTCTTGCTCAGTACTTAACTCCTGCTGATAGTACATTTTATTCCAATGACTGTTTACATCCTGGACTACCCCGGAAACGTAACGCATTTATGAGAAAAAAGTGCGTTGGGAGGCAGCGTGGAAAAGACTGAGCCGGAGACTGCTGTGGTGTTCAGACCTGAAACTCactggtggggggggggggcgggacGACCACCTTTGTGTTCGtctcattgaaatgaatggggAGGCCGCGGCTTCCGATGCAGCGGTAACGTTGGTCtgaacacagcaacaacaagaaGAGAAGATGTCgtcacttttgtttgtttgtttttgtgtgtgtgtgcgtgtgtgtaggcGTTTCCTACGCACTCGTTGTGAAGACACCGCAACTTATTTGTCTGCCTTTTGGGTTTCGcctgtaaagtttttttttttttcctccagacgCCACACGGGCTTTATTATTTGTGATCCTTTCCAAGGTTTTGAACCCCCTCGTCCTCGGTGCCAGCGGCGCTCAGCCACGTCGCTGCGCCGCCGAGGCAGCGTAAAAACAGCCGCATTCAGAGGAGCCGCGTTTACTCATTAACCCGCACTTGTTCGATTCGACTGTTCGAACACAAGTCGATATTCAGGTCGCAGGTGCCGACGTGGTTTGACACACGTCCGGGGCTCTGTTCGCACTCGGCAGCTCAATCCCGTTTCGCGGATCCGGGTCGGAATCGGGTTACGGTGGTGAAATCTGAACTGACAAAGAAGCAAAACACGAGCTCATCAGATGTGCTTTTAGAAGCAGGGAGGGAAGGTGAGGGAAGGAGAACggtgaaaatacaaaaaaaaaaaagcgagagAGTACGTTctcaagaaaaacacacacatacagaatacAGCACAGACGAGTGCGTGAAACAGCAACGGTCAGACGCAGCGTACAGCTACCGTAGTGCGTTATAAGCGTGAGCCTGCAGGAAACCCTCTGCCGCTGCGCGCCTCATGACGGCGTGTGCGCCGTGAAGCTGCGTCAGGCGAGACCGCTTCAAGAGGTTCTGTGGTGCAAAAAGGTGACACTAGAGGTCGTTGAAAATAATTGTTCGGTGCAAATAACTCAAGTcgaggctttaaaaaaaaaaaaaaaatctgtgattttttttaatacacacactcacgcaaACGTAAGTTACACCTGCCCGCCTTTGCACTGGAGGTCAGTCGAGAGCATCATCTTTTCCAAAGCTAAAACCACCAACTCGCGACCAGTACAGTCCGGCCCCCTTCACGGCCTGCTCTTTTTATACAGTGCAGCATGGCATCgctgactgctttttttttttttttaaacagaaccAGTCAACCACATCAGCGCCGGACTGGCATACGCCGGTAAcatgcagcccccccccccccaatggcCACTTTAGTAAGTGCTCGTTTACATTCTGTTGCAATTCAATGCAAAGGCTCCGCCATAAGCTCGACCTTTCCGAAGTCCACGGCGTCTAGTTTCCGTTGACGGTGACAGAAATGTATACATTTCGTTACTGCGGTCACAGCTAAAAGGTGGCGTTGCACTCGGCCACGTTatattcagatgtttttttttcttctaattttaCTCCCTTCCCGCTTACAGACGTGACAGTTATGGTAGGTGAGTAAACACCTCTGAATATAATGAAGTCCATGACATCACCACCGCTAACTTTGATGTCAGTGCTAAGATATAAAATTGAATGAACACCTCTATGAAagagtcaaaaaaaagaaaaaaaagaaaagaaaaacgagAAGAAAAAATCCCTGAACATTATAGGCATCGTAAAAGTAGGCTTTAAGGCAGAACAGGTGTATTGGCTTGCATTGGATTCCACAGGTGTAGCTAATAAAGTTCTTTTACTGCTACACACGAGAGCTGCttgaaaaacattcagaaataattaaaaaaaaaaaaaacacaaccaaacagcCACGGGTCCTCAAGTGTGTGAAGAGTCAGTCGCTTGTGTTTCAGTAACTAAGGCTACAAGAATAAATATTCACACGTTTCATTTTTGTGCACATCTGGAGGTGTCTTGTTTtcgtcctctctctccctggtgCGGCCGGTGGCCGGCCCGTGGCTGAACGTCACGCTCGGCGCCGCGGGGAAAGCCATTAGGTCCCGCGCGCGCCATGGCCCCGGCCGCCGAGCAACTGGCCCCCGCTGCTTCAAGATCCCCCCCCTCAGTCGTCGGAGGAGCCGAGACGTCGGAGGTAAAGACCGGATCCCGATCACTGACACGACGGTGATGGAAGGGTGTTTGGTTGGGGATAGTCACGTGGAGTTCTGCTGGTTAATGTtgtcatttgttcattttactgttttgtcgttttgagaatttaaaaaaaaaaaaaaaaaagtaaacgaGACTACataagtttttttgtgtgtgtgtgtgtgtgtgtgtgtgcgcaatttaactttttttttttttttaattccttttctATTGATAccttgagacacacacacacacacacccacccacacacacacacacgcacgcacacatttTCGTTCACACAAATGAATATGTGCGCACTTCACGCGCAGGCTGACGCTCGGAGTCCACGGACACACCCGAGGTTTTCGCCGTAACGCTTCCGCGCTGATAAACGGCCACACGTGCGACACGCGACTAATTAAAccgtgcacaaacacactcggCGCACTTGCAGCGCACACACTTCAAAGGCTCCAGTCGTGCGTGCACATGCCTCCATAGTAactacacacacttttttttttccatctaattTTAACACTCTCTTTGCTGCTCACTATAGATACACCTGCTTTATTCCTGCAGTGGTTCGACATtgaatgtcattaatttattcatgttcTTCCTTCGcattctttcctcctttcttcccttATTCCCCTCTTTCTTCCATCCCGCTCATCTTCccttcatttctgtcttttattgtgGGACcatcccccctctctctcttcccgcTCCTACTCTCCCCGCAGTTCGTCGTCCTCCCCCCGCCGTTCCTGCTGGTACAGTTTTTAACTTCCCGCCTTCCGCCATCATCTGTTCTGTAATTGAAAATGAGTCTCACCAGCGCCACGGTATCCCTGCGGGGACTCGCACCGTaacctcactcacacacacacacacacacacacacacacacacacacacacacacacacacacacactatggaACTAGAATGTGCTgctcttttttccatcttggTGTTTACCTGGGAACACGGCGTATCCTCGCTCggtttttaccccccccccccttttttttctcgtttcttttcttttctgttggcATACGCAGTTGACAGAGTACAAGTAAAAACACACggactgcagacacacaccGTAAATCACAGCGACCCCGTTAGGGACCCGCGGCACTATGACAAATGCGTGTTCCCCCGTTTAAAGCGAGACAGCGGTTGCACCGGTGTCGCGTAATAGGTCTGTTTTAATATGAAAGCGACACCGTAGCTGAACCGTTTTACGCGCAGGAGTAAAAATTTTAAGAGTCGTaataaatgttactttttttataAAGAAGCAGCGGAGAATGGAAACGGTGTCACATGGAAACAGCCACAGTCCCGgtagagacagaggaagaaagaaagaaacaaaaaaaaaaaacccgagaCATTTAACTGATGTTGAACTTAGACTGCGTCCACGCAGGGAGCAGAAGAGGAAACTAGTAAACCTAAAGCCTATTAACCTTCCAGCGTTACAGGCCGTTCACTCACGGGCGTATTGCTCACACaccgtgacacacacacacacacacacttaagttTGAAATTAATTACCTAATCAAGTTTCCTTtcggtgttttttttctttttcatggcGCTGTTACGCAATGAGATGCAATGAACTTGATTTATGCTGGAACCtccaggcatttttttttttttttaatcggcGATTTAATGAAACTTTTTGGTTTTTCACATACACAGCATATCAtaaaagcgtgtgtgtgtgtgtgtttatgtaggatatatatatatatatatatatatatatatatggagaGCGAGTTAAGGTCAGGGGGTTACAGTTGTCTAATCTCACTTTCTACGATCTGTGGCCATAACATCTCCGTGAGGATCCAGCTGTTTTCCTATGGGACTTCAGCTGTGACCAAGCTGCCTCgttgtcattttattaaagGGTAGTTgcgggccttttttttttttttccgcagtGGCGGACACACAATACCGTTTTCCGTATTTTATCCAGGTAGTTAGCTCGTTTTCTGTCCGAGCATTAGAATATAATGTTTACCCACGTGGGCTGTGGCTGCGtgatgttgtttattttataattacatCCCTACAACATCCGTTTAGGATTCATTGCACCAGCATTGGACCTCCCAAAACAAAAGGAATTCCCCGTATGGACTTTATTAGAAAACGATCACGGGTGTGTTGTTAtgggctgttttttctttttctttttttttttccattcctttCCTCACATGGGTCTGGTCTGTGGTGCCCTCACTTTCTAAAATATAACTTATAATGTAGAACAAGTTACATTATAACTTACATTATTTCATTCTTATATCCCGCTAtgtctctctatttctctctctctctctattgatatatatctatagatagatgtatttatatatttatataaaaaccTTGTTTTATGTTTCGAGACGATGCACGCGGCGATTGACCAAACATGAGCGCAATTTCCTCTCGTCTCCTCGTTCCACACAAGAATCGTTGCGCACATGATCAGAATCTTTATCTCCTTCTttgatgtttgtcatttttcttgtctttactGTCTAATTTGTTGTGCAGTACCTCTTCAGACTGCACTGTTTGCCTCCCTCACCCAACTaccttaatttattttatatatatttatatctatatctagaTGTATGAGAGCGAGAGGACGCCAGCTGATCGTATTTATCTCGTTTTCTTTTGCTGCTGGCCTCTGACAGTAACCAAGCAGAATTCGGTTGTATGAGTGCTTCCTTGCACTAAACGCCTTCTAACCGGTCGGAATCTTCGCACCTTCCACTTTTCTGGGCCTGCGGCTCCTCGCAGTTGCTCTCCGCGGGGCGCCGAGTCCTGTCCCGGGGCGGCCGGTGCCGAGACAGCCCGGGAGCTGCAGTCACTTGACACGCCCCCGCTGCGTGCTTCATCCTCCGGGGTCAGGCGGGGTCAGAAGCCTTCTTTCACTTGTTGAATATTAACGGCGGAGCGTTCGCGTCCACCTTCCGCGTGTCTATCTTGTAAAGTTGAAGTGGAAAAAACGAACAAATGGGATTTTGGGTTTATGGGCCCGTGTTTATGTGCGAAGAGTCCGTGGAGCCGTCGCTTTGGTGAAACGGGAAAGACCCAAACAAAACTGGCAAGGACGGCGTGTTCCACGGGTCCTGGTGTAAAACGACGCCGAAGGAATTCAGAAAAACGTTGGAGTGAAAATATTTGAAGGAATCGAACCTTTTATGAAAAGGTTCCCTGCGAACCTGTGGAGATATTTATGAGAGTTTTGGTTGAAATGAGAACCAAACCCTTCAGCTTTGACGCTCGTGTTTTAGTTTCGGATGACTGAGATGCCGGGGCTATAATTGGGATCTAAACAGCAAACAgttggttttagtttttactGCTGGTGTTTAACGAGTTTCCTCCCACAGGGATTCACCCCCCCACCCCgacccccaacacacacacacacacacacacacgtacacacaaacacacgggcGCGCCTATGCGCTCTTGTTTACTTGTTTACTTTGCCCTAACTTTACGCATAAGCATTAACTCGCGAAAAAGCCTtcaaactgtgtaaaaaaaaaaaaaaaaatacgaatCCGAGGCTTGTAGTTGTATAAATTGTAATCGAAATGAcgttttatatcatttcaagTTCCTTATTTCTCCACGATGCTCCGACTGTGCGCTCAATAATTAGCTCCAAGCTCGAATCAAGCAGAGGAACGG
This window contains:
- the wars2 gene encoding tryptophan--tRNA ligase, mitochondrial — translated: MKSRGKMALPVRANLRHVFSSIRKFNSPQRSLCAGARPEDQGPPGGGRVFSGIQPTGVPHLGNYLGALENWVALQNQYPSVLYSIVDLHSITQPQDPTQLRSNILDMAASLLACGIDPERAILFQQSKVSEHTELSWILGCLTSMPRLQHLPQWKMKSKLKNKGSVGLYTYPVLQAADILLYKSNHVPVGEDQVQHLELAQDLARIFNHHYGHLFPEPRALLSPTRKVKSLRDPSAKMSKSDPQTMATITITDSPDDIALKVRRAVTDFTSEVSFDPETRPGVSNLVTIHSAVAMIGVEEALSQARGLDTGVYKKLVAEAVIQRLTPIREEIERLRSDRAHLEGVLARGNRRARELAEPVLGEVRRRVGFC